The region GTGCATCTGATCAACCCGATCGCCATGGAAAAGGGTCTTCGCTTCGCTATCCGCGAAGGTGGACGTACCGTTGGCGCTGGTGTTGTTTCCGAAATTGTGGAGTAAATAATGCGCATCAATATTCTTCTTGCTTGTGGTGATTGCAAGCGTAGAAACTACGCTACTCAGAAAAACAAAAAGAACACGACTACCAAGCTTGAATTGAGCAAGTTCTGTCCTTTTTGTGGAAAGCACACGAAGCATCGCGAATCTAAATAGTGTAATGCGGATGCTGCCTACGCAGCATCTGCATTGAAAATTTCCCTCACGCAGGCCAGTAGCTCTAACGGTAGAGCGTCGGACTCCAAATCCGAGGGCTGGGGGTTCGAATCCCTCCTGGCCTGCCATACATTTACTAGCGATGGACATAATGAAAAAGAATGCCGAAGCAGAATTGCAAAAACAAGGAATCATGCAGAAGTTTACTGATCTGCGTGTATTCTTTGACCAAGCAAAAGTGGAACTGAAGAAAGTTGTTTGGCCTGACAAGCAGGAAACCATCAGTACCAGTTCGGCGGTTTTGTTGTTGGTAGTCGTAATGGCACTCTTTCTTGGCGTTGTGGATTTGGTGCTGACCAAAATCATTGCAGCCGTTCTGTCCTAAGGCGAGGCCATCATGAGCGACGAACCTAAGGCGCGCTGGTATATAATTCACACATATTCGGGATTTGAACAGCGGGTGGAGCAGACGATCAGAGAAATGATCCGTACAGGACAGGCCAAGGGCCTGGTCGAAGACGTGATTGTTCCGACGGAAAAAGTGGTTGAGCTGATCAAGGGACAAAAGCGCACCTCCACGCGCAAGTTTTATCCCGGCTATGCAATGGTCAAAATGGTGTTCACGGACGATTCATGGCACATGATTCAGTCCATTCCGAAAGTAACCGGCTTCATTGGCGGAAAAAGCCGACCGGTCCCGCTTACGGACAAGGAAGCGCAGAGAATTCTGGCGACAATCGAAACCAGGAAAGAACAGCCCAGGCCAAAATTTCATTTTGAACGTGGTGACGACGTCCGCGTAATTGACGGTCCTTTTGCAAATTTCAATGCCACTGTTGAAGATGTGAATTACGATAAAGGCAAATTGCGTGTCTCGGTATCTATTTTCGGAAGACAAACGCCGGTTGAGCTGGACTTTGTTCAGGTGACCAAAGGCTGATAATTTTTAGATATGAGGTGGTGTTATGGCCAAAAAAATTAATGCAATAATCAAACTGCAACTTCCCGCAGGAGCTGCGAACCCTTCACCCCCGGTTGGTCCTGCCTTGGGTCAACATGGTGTGAATATCATGGAGTTTTGCAAGGCGTACAACGCCAAGACGCTCAATGATAAGGGTACGATCATTCCGGTTGAGATCACGGTCTTTTCCGACCGTTCTTTCACCTTCATCACTAAGACTCCTCCGGCTGCAGTGCTTTTGGTCAAGGCTGCCAAGCTGCAAAAGGGATCTGGTGAGCCCAATAAGAAAAAGGTTGGGAAGGTGAGCATGGCTCAAATCGAGGAAATTGCGAAGATCAAGATGCCCGACCTTTCGGCTTATGATCTGAATGCCGCATGCAAGACCATCATGGGCACTGCACGCAGCATGGGAATTGAAGTGGAATAAGGGAGTAAGCGAGCTATGCCCAAGCACGGAAAAAAATTTCAGAAAGTATGTGAGTCCATTGACGGTCTCAAGATGTACGATGTGGCTGAAGCTGTCGAGTTGGTTCTCAAGAGCTCGTATGCCAAGTTTGATGAGACCGTCGATATCGCGGTAAATCTTGGAGTCAATCCCAAGTATTCCGATCAGATGGTTCGCGGTGCGGTGTCCATGCCTCACGGCCTGGGAAAGACGGTTCGCGTTGTTGCCTTCTGTAAGGGCGAGAACGAGGAAAAGGCCCGCAGCGCCGGTGCCATTGACGCAGGCGGAGACGAACTCGTCGAAAAGATCAAGGGCGGCTGGCTCGATTTCGACAAGGCCGTGGCGACCCCTGATATGATGGGACACGTCGGCAAGATCGGCAAGATCCTTGGACCCCGCGGTCTGATGCCCAACGCCAAGACCGGTACCGTCACCGTCGACCTTGAAAATGCCATCCAGGAACTGCTTGCGGGCAAAGTCGAATTTCGTGTCGACAAAGCCGGCGTTGTGCATGCCCCTATCGGCAAGGTCTCCTTTGGCTCCGAGAAACTGCTCGGCAACCTGCGCACCGTAGTCGATGCGCTGATCAAGCTCAAACCCTCCACCGCCAAGGGTACGTATGTGAAGGCAGTGTCCCTGTCCTCCACCATGGGACCGGGCGTCAAGGTTGACGCTGCTTCCCTGCGCAAAGCGGGTGAATAAGTTTCAAAACAAGTAGATGAGTCAGAGAATGCAGGTGGATCTTCCTTAATATCCTGCTGAGACTGCTTTGGCTCAGTCTGCCTAGCTATAGAGAGGTATGTGGTGAATAGGGCAGAAAAAGCAAAAATCATCGATGGCCTGAAAGAGAGGGCTGACAAGGCGAGCATCGCCATTGTCACGGATTTCCATGGGCTCAAAGTGGCAGAGCTTACTCCCTTGCGTGCAAAATTGCATGAGGTGGGGTGCGACTATCAGGTCGTGAAGAATACTCTGGCACGGAAAGCTTTCATGGAAGGACCGCATGTGGTACTCAATGACCATTTGAAGTACAACTGCGCCGTGGCTTTCGGTTATGACGACCCTGTCGTCGCTGCAAAGGTCCTGGTTGAGTTTGCAAAGAAGAACGACAAGTTTTCCGTGCGTTATGCCAGTCTTGAAGGCAAGTTCCTGGAAGAGGCTTCCATAAAGGCCCTTTCCGAGTTGCCCGGACGTGAACAGCTGCTTGCATCTGTTCTGGGTACGATGAACGCGGTTCCGCAGAATTTCGTTTCTCTCTTTGCCAATGTTGTTAGAGGCATGGTCAATGTACTGACCGCTCTCAAAGACAAAAAAGAAGTATGAGCCAAAGCTAATATTTAGGAGGATAAAATGTCTGATATCACCAAAGAACAGGTTGTCGAATTTATTGCTAACATGACTGTGTTGGAACTCTCCGTCTTCATCAAGGAACTCGAAGAGAAGTTCGGCGTATCCGCCGCAGCTCCCGTTGCCGCTTTTGCCGCTGCTCCTGCCGCTGCTGCCGAAGCCGCTGAAGAAGAGAAGACCGAATTCGATGTCGTCCTGACCGAAGCCGGCGCCAACAAGATTGGTGTCATCAAGGTTGTGCGCGCTCTGACCAGCCTGGGTCTGAAAGAAGCCAAGGCCAAAGTCGACGAGACTCCTTCCGTGATCCTTGAAGCCGCTGCAAAGGACGCCGCCAACGACGCCAAGAAGCAGCTTGAAGAAGCTGGTGCAAAGGTTGAAATTAAGTAGTTTTTTGCTTTCTGTTTGACTTTTCGTAAAGAGTGTAAGGGGAAAAAAACCTCTTACACTCTTTACGCCTTTTTGTGTAACACCACGCCTTAAGCGTCAGCATATGCGACTGAGTGATTTTTCACCATAGCTTCTCTCCCTTTGGTCCCAGAACGCTTTGCCTGCCCAGCAACATCCCATTTCCTGAGGGGAAACGATGAACAAACTGATCAAGAAATTCGGACGAATTAAAGATTCCATTGATATCCCTCATCTTTTAAGCCTTCAGCTTGATTCGTATAATAAATTTCTGCAGACCGACGTTCCTGCGAGCATGCGCACGGATATCGGTCTTGAAGGCGTTTTTCGTTCTGTTTTTCCGATTCATGATTTCAATAAGACGGCCACCCTGGAATACGTCAGCTACGATATCGGCAAGCCAAAATACGATGTCGATGAATGCATCGCCAAGGGTTTAACCTTCGAAGCTCCCTTGCGGATTAAGGTTCGTCTTGCCGTGTACGACGTCGATGAGACGTCAGGCAGTCGCACCATCCACGACATCAAGGAGCAAGACATATATTTCGGAACGATCCCTCTCATTACCCAGAAGGGAACGTTTTTGATCAATGGCACCGAGCGCGTCATTGTCAACCAGCTGCAGCGTTCGCCCGGCATCATTTTCGAGCATGATTCGGGCAAGACTCATTCCAGCCGCAAAATCCTGTACAGCTGCCGCATTATTCCCATGCGCGGATCCTGGCTGGATTTTGATTTCGATCACAAAGACATCCTGTATGTGCGCATAGATCGCCGCCGCAAAATGCCCGCCACGATTTTGCTCAAGGCCATGGGCATGACCAGCGAGGATATCCTCGACTACTATTACGCCAAGGAGAACTTTCGCCTGGAGGGAACCTCCGTCCTGCGTCGCGTCGAAGATTACAACTTTCGCAAGGAACTGGCCCATGCCGATGTAGTCACTCCTGACGGAACGGTGATTGTTGCTGCCGGGAAAGCCCTGACCAAGGGCATGTGGAAGCGGATGATCAAGGCCGGAATCGAGTATTACGAGGTTCGCCCCGATACGCTTGAGACGGAATATGCAGCCAAGGATATTGTCGACCCCGCTACCGGCGAGGTCATCCTGCGCGCTGGGGATCCCTTTGTCGCCAGCGCCGTGGAGAAATGTCTCGCTGCCGGCATTACCGAACTCGGTGCGATCTTTTCCTCGGGTGCCGAGGCGTCGGCATGTTTGCGCGACACCCTGGCCATGGACAAGTGCGAGGATTTGGAGAGCGCGCAGATTGACATTTACAAACGTCTGCGCCCCAGCTCTCCGCCCACGGCCGAAATTTCCGCCAGCTTCTTCGACAACCTGTTCAGGAATGCGGATTATTACGATCTTTCGCCAGTTGGACGCTACAAGCTTAATTCCCGTCTGAACCTGAATTTGCCCATCGATCACCGTACATTGTCCAATGACGACATCTTCCGGTCGGTCAAGAAGCTCATTCAGCTCAAGGATTCGCACGGTCCTGCGGATGACATCGACCACCTCGGCAACCGTCGCGTGCGTCCCGTCGGTGAGTTGGTGGAGAATCAGTACCGCATCGGACTGGTGCGCATGGAACGCGCCATCAAGGAGCGCATGAGCCTGCAGGAAGTAGCCACGCTCATGCCCCACGATCTGGTCAATCCCAAGCCGGTCACTGCGGTGCTGAAGGAATTTTTCGGCACGTCGCAGCTTTCCCAGTTCATGGACCAGACCAATCCCCTGTCCGAGGTTACACACAAGCGCCGACTGTCTGCTCTTGGACCCGGCGGTCTTACGCGTGAGCGCGCAGGATTCGAGGTACGCGACGTCCATCTGAGCCATTACGGCCGCATCTGCCCCATTGAAACTCCCGAAGGTCCGAACATCGGCCTGATCGTCTCCTTGACCACGCACGGACTGGTGAACGACTACGGCTTCATCGAGACGCCTTACCGGGTGGTCAAGGATGGGTTCGTCTCCGACGAGATCCAGTACATGGAGGCTTCCACCGAGAGCGGACACATCATTGCCCAGGCCAACGCCCTGTTTGGCGATGACCGTCAGTTCATCAACGCTCAGGTCGAGGCCCGGGTCGAGGGCGAGTTCGCCATCGTTCTCCGCGAGGAAGTGACGCTCATGGATATTTCTCCTGGGCAGATTGTTTCCATTTCTTCCGCGCTGATCCCCTTCCTGGAGCATGATGACGCAAACCGTGCGCTCATGGGCTCCAACATGCAGCGCCAGTCGGTTCCACTTCTGGTGACCGAGGAGCCTCTTGTCGGCACCGGCATCGAGGGCAAGGTCGCCCAGGATTCCGGAAGCTGCCTCCTGGCCGAGGGTGACGGCGAAATCATGTACGTGGACGCGGACCGGGTAATCGTCTCCTATACCGACGATCTGTACCCGGAAGCCGGCGGTGTTCGTTTTTATGAAGTCCAGAAATACCATAAGTCCAACCAGAACAGTTGCTTCGGCCAGAAACCCCGGGTTCAGATCGGGGACAAGGTCAAGAAAGGAGCGGTCCTGGCGGATGGACCGGCCATCCATAACGGAGAGCTGGCGCTGGGCAAGAACCTGCTTGTGGCCTTCATGCCCTGGTGCGGTTACAACTACGAAGACTCCATCCTGATTTCGGAGCGGGTTGTGAAGGAGGATGTCTACACCTCCATCCACATCGAGGAATTTGACGTATTCGCCCGCGATACAAAGCTCGGGCCGGAGGAAGTCACCCGCGACATTCCCAACGTCGGTGAAGAAATGCTGCGCAATCTCGACGAGAGCGGCATCATTCGCATCGGAGCACGGGTAAAGCCGGACGACATCCTGGTCGGTAAGATCACGCCCAAGGGCGAGACGCAGCTGACCCCGGAAGAGCGGCTGCTGCGAGCCATCTTCGGAGACAAGGCCCGCGACGTGAAGAACACCTCTCTCAAGGTACCGCCGGGAATCGAGGGCACGGTAATCGACGTCAAGGTTTTCAACCGTCGGTCCGGAGACAAGGACGAGCGAACGCATTTGATTGAGAATTACGAGCTTGAGCGCATCGACGTGCGCGAGAGACAGCATGCCGCTGCCCTGACCGAGACCACCCGGCGCAAGATTTGGGAAGTCTGCAAGGGCAAGAGCGTAGCCAAGACCATCATGGGCAAGCGCAAGGGCGAAGTGCTTCTTGAAGCCAACCAGCCCATCAAGGAAGATGTTTTTGCAGAAATTCCGCTGAAGAAGCTTGTGGGCGCATTCGCGGCCAAGGACGTTAACGAGGCCGTGAAGGTGCAGCTCGATTATTTCGACCTTCAGCTCAAGTTCGTCAAGGACGTCTATGAAAGCAAGCGCGGCAAGGTCACCGAGGGCGACGATCTGCCTCCGGGTGTCATCAAGATGGCCAAGGTCTATGTGGCCGTGAAACGCAAGCTCAATGTCGGCGACAAAATGGCCGGCCGTCACGGCAACAAGGGTGTTGTCTCCAACATCCTGCCGGAAGAGGACATGCCTTTCTTTGCCGACGGCACATCCATGGACGTTGTTCTGAATCCTCTGGGCGTGCCATCGCGAATGAACATCGGCCAGATCATGGAAACCCATCTGGGCTGGGCGGCCAAGTCGCTCGGCCAGCAGATCGCGGCCATGGTTGAGGAAGGCGTGGCCAAGGTCCGTAGCGAGATCAAGGACATTTTTGATTCTCCCGACACCTCGGCGCTGCTTGATACCATGACCGATGACGAGGTGATTGAAGCTGCCCGGGATCTCAATCGCGGCATTATCATGAAAACTCCCGTTTTTGACGGCGCCGATGAGAGTGAAATCTGGGCGCTGCTCAAGAGAGCCGGCCTGCCCGAAGACGGAAAGGCGCTGCTTTTTGACGGTCGCACCGGAGTGCCTTTCCATAACAAGGTCACTGTCGGTTATATGTATTATTTGAAGTTGCACCACCTGGTTGACGAGAAAATTCATGCCCGTTCCACGGGTCCCTACTCCCTGGTCACTCAGCAGCCCCTCGGCGGCAAGGCCCAGTTTGGCGGACAGCGTCTTGGTGAAATGGAAGTCTGGGCACTGGAAGCATATGGCGCCGCCTATCTGCTGCAGGAGTTTTTGACGGTCAAATCCGATGATGTGAACGGTCGTGTGAAGATGTATGAAAAGATTGTGAAGGGATCCAATTTCCTCGAAAGCGGAATGCCCGAATCATTCAACGTATTGGTCAAGGAAATGATGGCGCTGGGTCTTGAAGTCACCCTCGTGGAAGACGACAAGAAGCGCCCGAGGAAGAGATGATCCCTCGGCAAGACCGGCCACAGCATTGCAATTCGACCAAAGCAAGAGGAATACACGATGAGTCTTGATGATCTTTTTACACAACGGGGCAGTGCATCCAGCTCTTTCAATAGCCAGAATCTCAAAGCGATCGGAATCAACGTCGCTTCTCCGGAGAAGATTCGCGAATGGTCTTTCGGTGAAGTAAAAAAACCCGAAACGATTAACTATCGTACATTCAAGCCGGAGCGGGACGGCCTTTTCTGTGCCAAGATCTTTGGCCCGGTAAAGGATTACGAGTGCAACTGCGGTAAGTACAAGCGCATGAAGCACCGCGGCATTGTCTGCGAAAAGTGCGGCGTCGAAGTAATCGCCTCCAAGGTCAGACGTGAGAGAATGGGGCATATTGAACTTGCCGCTCCGGTCGCTCATATCTGGTTCTTGAAGTCCCTTCCGTCCAAGATCGGCACCTTGCTTGATATGACCATGGCCGATCTGGAAAAAGTGCTTTATTTTGATTCATATATAATTCTGGATCCGGGCGAGACGACCTTGCTGAAGAAGCAGGTCATTTCCGAGGAACAGTATTTCCAGATTCTCGATCACTATGACGACAACGCCATAACGGTCGGAATGGGCGCCGAATCCATCAAGATCCTGCTTCAGGAAATTGATTTGGCGAGCCTGCGCGTGGAATTGCGCGAAGAATCCCAGTCCACCCGCTCCCAGACCAAGAAAAAGAAGTTGGCCAAGCGGTTGAAAATCGTCGAGGCGTTCCTGGAATCCGGGAACAAGCCCGAATGGATGGTCATGG is a window of Desulfomicrobium apsheronum DNA encoding:
- the rpmG gene encoding 50S ribosomal protein L33; this encodes MRINILLACGDCKRRNYATQKNKKNTTTKLELSKFCPFCGKHTKHRESK
- the secE gene encoding preprotein translocase subunit SecE, whose amino-acid sequence is MKKNAEAELQKQGIMQKFTDLRVFFDQAKVELKKVVWPDKQETISTSSAVLLLVVVMALFLGVVDLVLTKIIAAVLS
- the nusG gene encoding transcription termination/antitermination protein NusG; the protein is MSDEPKARWYIIHTYSGFEQRVEQTIREMIRTGQAKGLVEDVIVPTEKVVELIKGQKRTSTRKFYPGYAMVKMVFTDDSWHMIQSIPKVTGFIGGKSRPVPLTDKEAQRILATIETRKEQPRPKFHFERGDDVRVIDGPFANFNATVEDVNYDKGKLRVSVSIFGRQTPVELDFVQVTKG
- the rplK gene encoding 50S ribosomal protein L11, encoding MAKKINAIIKLQLPAGAANPSPPVGPALGQHGVNIMEFCKAYNAKTLNDKGTIIPVEITVFSDRSFTFITKTPPAAVLLVKAAKLQKGSGEPNKKKVGKVSMAQIEEIAKIKMPDLSAYDLNAACKTIMGTARSMGIEVE
- the rplA gene encoding 50S ribosomal protein L1 → MPKHGKKFQKVCESIDGLKMYDVAEAVELVLKSSYAKFDETVDIAVNLGVNPKYSDQMVRGAVSMPHGLGKTVRVVAFCKGENEEKARSAGAIDAGGDELVEKIKGGWLDFDKAVATPDMMGHVGKIGKILGPRGLMPNAKTGTVTVDLENAIQELLAGKVEFRVDKAGVVHAPIGKVSFGSEKLLGNLRTVVDALIKLKPSTAKGTYVKAVSLSSTMGPGVKVDAASLRKAGE
- the rplJ gene encoding 50S ribosomal protein L10; protein product: MNRAEKAKIIDGLKERADKASIAIVTDFHGLKVAELTPLRAKLHEVGCDYQVVKNTLARKAFMEGPHVVLNDHLKYNCAVAFGYDDPVVAAKVLVEFAKKNDKFSVRYASLEGKFLEEASIKALSELPGREQLLASVLGTMNAVPQNFVSLFANVVRGMVNVLTALKDKKEV
- the rplL gene encoding 50S ribosomal protein L7/L12 — translated: MSDITKEQVVEFIANMTVLELSVFIKELEEKFGVSAAAPVAAFAAAPAAAAEAAEEEKTEFDVVLTEAGANKIGVIKVVRALTSLGLKEAKAKVDETPSVILEAAAKDAANDAKKQLEEAGAKVEIK
- the rpoB gene encoding DNA-directed RNA polymerase subunit beta → MNKLIKKFGRIKDSIDIPHLLSLQLDSYNKFLQTDVPASMRTDIGLEGVFRSVFPIHDFNKTATLEYVSYDIGKPKYDVDECIAKGLTFEAPLRIKVRLAVYDVDETSGSRTIHDIKEQDIYFGTIPLITQKGTFLINGTERVIVNQLQRSPGIIFEHDSGKTHSSRKILYSCRIIPMRGSWLDFDFDHKDILYVRIDRRRKMPATILLKAMGMTSEDILDYYYAKENFRLEGTSVLRRVEDYNFRKELAHADVVTPDGTVIVAAGKALTKGMWKRMIKAGIEYYEVRPDTLETEYAAKDIVDPATGEVILRAGDPFVASAVEKCLAAGITELGAIFSSGAEASACLRDTLAMDKCEDLESAQIDIYKRLRPSSPPTAEISASFFDNLFRNADYYDLSPVGRYKLNSRLNLNLPIDHRTLSNDDIFRSVKKLIQLKDSHGPADDIDHLGNRRVRPVGELVENQYRIGLVRMERAIKERMSLQEVATLMPHDLVNPKPVTAVLKEFFGTSQLSQFMDQTNPLSEVTHKRRLSALGPGGLTRERAGFEVRDVHLSHYGRICPIETPEGPNIGLIVSLTTHGLVNDYGFIETPYRVVKDGFVSDEIQYMEASTESGHIIAQANALFGDDRQFINAQVEARVEGEFAIVLREEVTLMDISPGQIVSISSALIPFLEHDDANRALMGSNMQRQSVPLLVTEEPLVGTGIEGKVAQDSGSCLLAEGDGEIMYVDADRVIVSYTDDLYPEAGGVRFYEVQKYHKSNQNSCFGQKPRVQIGDKVKKGAVLADGPAIHNGELALGKNLLVAFMPWCGYNYEDSILISERVVKEDVYTSIHIEEFDVFARDTKLGPEEVTRDIPNVGEEMLRNLDESGIIRIGARVKPDDILVGKITPKGETQLTPEERLLRAIFGDKARDVKNTSLKVPPGIEGTVIDVKVFNRRSGDKDERTHLIENYELERIDVRERQHAAALTETTRRKIWEVCKGKSVAKTIMGKRKGEVLLEANQPIKEDVFAEIPLKKLVGAFAAKDVNEAVKVQLDYFDLQLKFVKDVYESKRGKVTEGDDLPPGVIKMAKVYVAVKRKLNVGDKMAGRHGNKGVVSNILPEEDMPFFADGTSMDVVLNPLGVPSRMNIGQIMETHLGWAAKSLGQQIAAMVEEGVAKVRSEIKDIFDSPDTSALLDTMTDDEVIEAARDLNRGIIMKTPVFDGADESEIWALLKRAGLPEDGKALLFDGRTGVPFHNKVTVGYMYYLKLHHLVDEKIHARSTGPYSLVTQQPLGGKAQFGGQRLGEMEVWALEAYGAAYLLQEFLTVKSDDVNGRVKMYEKIVKGSNFLESGMPESFNVLVKEMMALGLEVTLVEDDKKRPRKR